Genomic segment of Candidatus Methylomirabilota bacterium:
ATTCATTCCTCTCAGGAGGAGTGCGGAATTTCCAAAATCCCTCTCCCCCAGAGGGGGAGAGGGCAGGGTGAGGGGGTCGGGCCTCTCGCATCAACCTGGCTAGGTCGTATACGCCGAGAAGCGCACCGTCTGCGCCCGCGCCTGGTCGTCCGTCATCACGTTGACCACGGCCGGCTTGCCGGAGGCATACGCGCGCTCCAGGGCGGGACGGATCTCGTGCGGCTTCTCCACCAGCTCGCCGTGCGCGCCCAGCTCCATGGCCACGCGGTCATACCGAGTGCGGCCGAGGTTCCGACCGGGCTTGGGCAGGGGCAGCGCCCACGAGGTGTCGGCCGTCCACCCGCCGTTGTTCGAGATGACGACGACGACGGGGATGCGATGCCTCACCGCCGTGTCGATCTCCATGGCGTTGATGCCGTAGGAGCCGTCGCCATGGAGCACGAGAACCTGAGTGTCCGGCTTGGCCACCTTGGCGCCCACGCCGAAGGGCACGCCCACGCCCATGCAGCCGAAGGCGCCGGAGTTCAACCGATGCCCTGGCACGTAGGTCGGAATGGACTGCCGCCCGAAGTTCAGGATCTCCTGCCCGTCGACCACGAGAATGGCGTCGCGCTTGAGGAAGTCGCGCACTTCCTTGCAGAGCCGGAGGGGATGGATGGGGGTGTTGTCCGAGGACATCGCCTTCTCCTGCTCGGCGTTCTTCTCGGCGTCGAGCACGCGCAGCTTGCCCACCCACGGCGCGTACTTCTTGGGATCGATCTTGCCGCGCGCCTCCTCGGTCAGCTGCTCCAGCACCGCCCGGGCGTCGCCCACGATGGGCACGTCCGCCTCGCGATTCCAGCCGAGCTGCGTGGGATTGATGTCGACGTGGATGACCTTGAGGTCTTTCGCGAAGCGCGGGGGGCGGCCGAACTGGATCACCCAGTTGAACCGGGTGCCCACGGTCAGCATCACGTCGGCCTCGGTGAACGCTTTGCTGCGCGCGTTCATGAAGGCCAGGGCGTGATCCTCCGGCACTGTGCCCCGCGAGATCGGCGTGGTGTAGAACGGGATGCCCGTGGCCTCGACCAGCGCCTGGAAGGCTGCCGCGCCGTCGGACCACCAGACGCCGCTGCCCCCCAGGATGACCGGTCGCTCCGCGCGCGCAAGGAGCGCGATCGCCTCTTGAATGGCTCCCTTGTCACCCATCGGTCGCGGCAGCGTCTTCCACGCCGGCGGGAACTCGATCTTCTCGTCGTCCACCTTCTCGCCAAGGATATCGCCGGGCAGGTCGAGATAGACGGGACCCGGCCGTCCCGTCGTCGCCTGACGGAACGCGGTGGCGACCATGTCGGGGATCCGGCGGGCGTCGTAAATGCGCTCCGCCCACTTCGTGACGGGCCGCATCACCGCCACCTGATCGATCTCCTGGAACGCTTCCATCCCGAGATAGACACGCGGGCTCGCGCCGCCGATGGCCACGAGGGGCGCGGCGTCCGTGAAGGC
This window contains:
- a CDS encoding thiamine pyrophosphate-binding protein — its product is MATVIGSELLARALKSQGVDTMFYVMGGPMLETEATCIKLGIRAVDTRHEQAASLSAHAWGRVMRRPGVAMGCSGPGATNLVTGVANAFTDAAPLVAIGGASPRVYLGMEAFQEIDQVAVMRPVTKWAERIYDARRIPDMVATAFRQATTGRPGPVYLDLPGDILGEKVDDEKIEFPPAWKTLPRPMGDKGAIQEAIALLARAERPVILGGSGVWWSDGAAAFQALVEATGIPFYTTPISRGTVPEDHALAFMNARSKAFTEADVMLTVGTRFNWVIQFGRPPRFAKDLKVIHVDINPTQLGWNREADVPIVGDARAVLEQLTEEARGKIDPKKYAPWVGKLRVLDAEKNAEQEKAMSSDNTPIHPLRLCKEVRDFLKRDAILVVDGQEILNFGRQSIPTYVPGHRLNSGAFGCMGVGVPFGVGAKVAKPDTQVLVLHGDGSYGINAMEIDTAVRHRIPVVVVISNNGGWTADTSWALPLPKPGRNLGRTRYDRVAMELGAHGELVEKPHEIRPALERAYASGKPAVVNVMTDDQARAQTVRFSAYTT